The following proteins are encoded in a genomic region of Takifugu rubripes chromosome 9, fTakRub1.2, whole genome shotgun sequence:
- the LOC101073678 gene encoding PDZ domain-containing RING finger protein 4-like isoform X2 encodes MGCNLCTLQKREEHYKLLYEIAQVNGKELSKSSHEESAEAFRAVKEPVVVQVIRRTPSGRPHGSPQEIRVVDVCTQTDITFEHIMALAKLRPSTPPVPDVCPFLLSDSCHSLHTMDQDYYGGTGYLSPVPADGERTEDFEYEEVELCRVNSQEKLGLTLCYRTDEEEDVAIYVSEISPNSIAARDGRIREGDRILQINGQDVQNRQEAVAALSSDECTSIVLLVARPETQLEEAWLDDEHSEFLEQLKMEMLEEQQREEMELAALQEAQEYEQRAEEDKPTCSTLPHHKDGILSLRDRIQSSEHNVLAHIQRRLSQCLRDTQDCPTGSTRLEAEDEGEAEGDRFQQLLELKCQIHNGGEYDLFYSHRSTIECSVAEQDGMQHELRMLNEELRSIELECQNIMQAHNLRKNTCPPSGGQSAPATRHGSQRGETTKGKLTDTNDRLEKSDKDSSSAYNTAESSRSTPLAMDRSPEHSLQRMVSLTNQRNLCTGLAAGRSLSSSPVPAGGAPLPGKSSSPELSQTPQPEDESSGNLKACVSLNPYFSPSHSSQQRQVNIPAHARHYQSYMHLIQQRSAVEYAQSQLSLLSVCKEPQRPVNEPKMEWKVKIRSDGTRYITKRPVRDKILRERALKIKEERSGGMTTDDDAMSEMKMGRYWSKEERKQHLVRAKEQRKRREFMQRSRLESLRENPQSSSESRKEVSIIELSHRKMMKKRNKKILDNWMTIQELMTHGAKAPEGAKVHNAFLSVTTV; translated from the exons ATGGGCTGCAATCTGTGCACTTTACAGAAGCGCGAGGAACACTACAAGCTGCTGTACGAGATCGCACAG GTGAATGGGAAGGAGCTGTCCAAGTCCAGCCATGAGGAGAGCGCGGAGGCCTTCCGGGCTGTCAAGGAGCCCGTGGTGGTGCAGGTCATCAGGCGCACCCCCAGCGGACGCCCCCACGGTTCCCCTCAGGAGATCCGGGTGGTGGACGTGTGCACTCAGACGGACATCACCTTCGAACACATCATGGCGCTGGCGAAGCTTCGACCTTCGACCCCGCCAGTGCCGGACGTCTGCCCCTTCCTGCTTTCTGACAG CTGCCATTCTCTTCACACAATGGACCAGGACTACTACGGAGGAACGGGCTACCTCTCGCCTGTTCCTGCTGACGGAGAGAGGACGGAGGACTTTGAGTACGAG GAAGTGGAATTGTGCCGAGTCAacagccaggagaagctagggCTAACGCTGTGCTACAGGACGGACGAAGAGGAAGACGTGGCGATCTACGTCAGCGAG ATCAGCCCAAACAGCATCGCGGCCAGAGACGGGCGCATCCGCGAGGGGGACCGGATTTTACAG ATTAACGGGCAGGATGTCCAGAACAGGCAGGAAGCCGTGGCGGCGCTCTCCAGCGACGAGTGTACGAGCATCGTGCTGCTGGTGGCGAGACCCGAAACCCAG ctggaggaggcctggcTAGACGACGAGCACAGCGAgttcctggagcagctgaagatggaaatgctggaggagcaacagagggaggagatggagttGGCTGCCTTACAGGAGGCGCAAGAGTACGAGCAG AGAGCGGAGGAGGACAAgcccacctgctccaccctccctcaCCACAAAGATGGAATACTGAGTCTGCGAGACAGAATCCAGAGCTCGGAGCACAACGTCCTCGCGCACATCCAGAGACGTCTGTCCCAGTGCCTGAGGGACACTCAAGACTGTCCCACCGGCTCCACGCGGCTGGAGGCCGAGGACGAGGGCGAGGCCGAAGGCGACCgtttccagcagctcctggagctcaaGTGTCAGATCCACAACGGCGGCGAGTACGACCTCTTCTACAGCCACCGCAGCACCATCGAGTGCAGCGTGGCCGAGCAGGACGGCATGCAGCACGAGCTGCGGATGCTCAACGAGGAGCTGCGCAGCATCGAGCTGGAGTGTCAGAACATCATGCAGGCCCACAACCTCCGTAAGAACACGTGCCCTCCCTCCGGCGGTCAGTCCGCCCCCGCCACCAGGCACGGCAGCCAGCGGGGGGAGACCACAAAGGGGAAGCTGACCGACACTAATGACAGGCTGGAGAAGTCCGACAAAGACAGCTCCAGCGCCTACAACACCGCCGAGAGCTCCCGCAGCACCCCTCTGGCCATGGACCGCTCCCCGGAGCACTCGCTCCAGCGGATGGTTAGCCTCACCAACCAGAGGAACCTCTGCACCGGCCTCGCCGCCGGCCGCTCCCTCAGCTCCAGCCCGGTCCCGGCGGGCGGCGCTCCGCTTCCGGGCAAGAGCAGCAGCCCGGAACTGAGCCAGACTCCTCAGCCCGAGGACGAAAGCAGCGGGAACCTAAAGGCGTGCGTTTCGCTGAACCCTTACTTCTCCCCGTCCCACAGTTCCCAGCAGCGGCAGGTGAACATCCCAGCGCACGCCCGCCACTACCAGAGCTACATGCATCTGATCCAACAGCGCTCCGCCGTGGAGTACGCTCAGAGCCAGCTGAGCCTCCTCAGCGTCTGCAAGGAGCCCCAGAGGCCCGTCAACGAGCCTAAAATGGAGTGGAAGGTCAAGATCCGCAGCGACGGCACGCGCTACATCACCAAGAGGCCCGTCAGGGACAAGATCCTGAGGGAGCGCGCCCTGAAGATCAaggaggagcggagcggcggcATGACCACCGACGACGACGCCATGAGCGAGATGAAGATGGGGAGGTACTGGAGCAAAGAGGAGCGCAAGCAGCACCTGGTCCGGGcgaaggagcagaggaagaggcgaGAGTTCATGCAGCGAAGTCGGCTGGAGAGCCTGAGGGAGAACCCCCAGAGCAGCAGCGAGAGCCGCAAAGAGGTCAGCATCATCGAGCTGAGCCAcaggaagatgatgaagaagaggaacaagaAGATTCTGGACAACTGGATGACCATCCAGGAGCTGATGACTCACGGGGCCAAGGCCCCCGAGGGGGCCAAGGTCCACAATGCTTTTCTATCAGTCACCACTGTATAA